From one Bradyrhizobium sp. Ash2021 genomic stretch:
- a CDS encoding branched-chain amino acid ABC transporter permease, translated as MELFTNQVLAGIATGAIYACMALAVVMIYQAIDHLNFAQGEMAMFSTFISWQMMQWGIPYWGAFVLTLAFSFAGGIVIERLLFKPLAKAPILTNVAGFIALFAIINSVAGLIWDFTIKQYPTPFGSSPFLGSQLISTHQAGMIGVTVLLLILLFFFFQYTRIGLAMRAAASLPESARLVGINTSWMIALGWGMAAAIGSIAGMLIAPVVFLEPNMMGGVLIYGFAAAVLGGLTSPLGAVIGGFLVGIFENLAGTYIPGVGNELKLPIALALIITVLVVKPAGLFGRPIVKRV; from the coding sequence ATGGAGCTTTTTACCAACCAAGTTCTGGCCGGCATCGCCACAGGCGCGATCTATGCCTGCATGGCGCTCGCCGTTGTCATGATCTACCAGGCGATCGACCATCTCAATTTCGCCCAGGGCGAAATGGCGATGTTCTCGACCTTTATTTCCTGGCAGATGATGCAGTGGGGCATTCCCTATTGGGGCGCCTTCGTGCTGACGCTGGCCTTCTCGTTCGCCGGCGGCATCGTGATCGAGAGGCTGCTGTTCAAGCCGCTGGCCAAGGCCCCGATCCTGACCAACGTCGCCGGCTTCATCGCATTGTTCGCGATCATCAACTCGGTTGCCGGCCTGATCTGGGACTTCACCATCAAGCAATATCCGACGCCGTTCGGATCCTCGCCGTTCCTCGGCAGCCAGCTGATCTCGACCCATCAGGCCGGCATGATCGGCGTCACTGTGCTGCTGCTGATCCTGCTGTTCTTCTTCTTCCAGTACACACGAATCGGCCTTGCGATGCGCGCGGCCGCATCGTTGCCTGAATCGGCCCGGCTGGTCGGCATCAACACCTCCTGGATGATCGCGCTGGGCTGGGGCATGGCGGCCGCAATCGGCTCGATCGCCGGCATGCTGATCGCGCCGGTGGTGTTTCTGGAACCGAACATGATGGGCGGCGTGCTGATCTATGGATTTGCCGCGGCCGTGCTCGGCGGCCTGACCTCGCCGCTCGGCGCCGTGATCGGCGGCTTCCTGGTCGGCATCTTCGAGAATCTCGCCGGGACCTACATTCCCGGCGTCGGTAACGAACTGAAACTGCCGATCGCGCTTGCGCTGATCATCACCGTATTGGTCGTCAAACCGGCTGGGCTGTTCGGCCGGCCCATCGTGAAGCGAGTTTGA
- a CDS encoding ABC transporter substrate-binding protein — protein MPKPTQRRLATVFLSLAVVAATCSAALAQKKYDTGASDTEIKIGNIVPYSGPASAYGVVGKAMAAVFKRVNDDGGINGRKINFISYDDAYSPPKAVEQARKLIESDEVLLLFGTLGTASNTAIQKYVNGKKVPQLFVATGATKWNDPKTFPWTMGWLPSYQSESRIYAKYLTKEKPNAKIAVLYQNDDMGKDYLKGLKDGLGADPSRIIAEESYEVAEPTIDSHVVRLKSSNPDVIIFFTTPKFGAQAIKKVGEMNWKPVTIVSNVSASTATVMRPAGLDNSQGVMSAAYAKDVSDPQWAGDPGIKAFDDLLAKYMPEVNRADASAMTGYNMATTMVEVLKRCGDDLTRSNVMKQAASLRQFAQGGLLPGITLTTGPDDFQPIEQLQLMQFKGERWQLFGDVISGELSN, from the coding sequence ATGCCCAAACCGACCCAACGCCGCCTCGCAACGGTATTTCTGAGCCTGGCGGTCGTTGCCGCGACCTGCAGCGCGGCGCTGGCCCAGAAGAAATACGACACCGGCGCCAGCGACACCGAGATCAAGATCGGGAACATCGTTCCCTACAGCGGCCCGGCGTCGGCCTATGGCGTGGTCGGCAAGGCGATGGCGGCGGTGTTCAAGCGGGTGAACGACGACGGCGGCATCAACGGGCGCAAGATCAACTTCATTTCCTATGACGATGCCTACAGCCCGCCGAAAGCGGTCGAGCAGGCGCGCAAGCTGATCGAGAGCGACGAGGTGCTGTTGCTGTTCGGCACGCTGGGCACCGCCTCCAACACCGCGATCCAGAAATACGTCAACGGCAAGAAGGTACCGCAGCTATTCGTCGCCACCGGCGCCACCAAGTGGAACGATCCGAAGACCTTCCCGTGGACCATGGGCTGGCTGCCCAGTTACCAGAGCGAGTCCCGCATCTATGCCAAATACCTGACAAAAGAAAAGCCGAACGCGAAGATCGCGGTGCTCTATCAGAACGACGATATGGGCAAAGACTACCTCAAGGGATTGAAGGATGGTCTCGGCGCCGATCCCTCGCGCATCATCGCGGAAGAAAGCTACGAGGTCGCGGAGCCGACCATCGATTCCCACGTCGTGCGGCTGAAGTCGTCCAATCCAGACGTCATCATCTTCTTCACGACGCCCAAATTCGGCGCCCAGGCCATCAAGAAGGTCGGCGAGATGAACTGGAAGCCGGTCACGATCGTGTCCAATGTCAGCGCTTCGACCGCGACCGTGATGCGGCCCGCAGGTCTCGACAATTCGCAAGGCGTGATGTCGGCGGCCTACGCCAAGGACGTCAGCGATCCGCAGTGGGCCGGCGATCCCGGCATCAAGGCTTTCGACGACCTGCTGGCGAAGTACATGCCGGAGGTCAATCGCGCCGACGCCTCGGCCATGACCGGCTACAACATGGCCACGACCATGGTCGAGGTGCTGAAGCGGTGCGGCGACGACCTGACTCGCAGCAACGTCATGAAGCAGGCGGCCAGCCTCAGGCAATTCGCGCAAGGCGGGCTGTTGCCCGGCATCACGCTCACCACGGGCCCGGACGATTTTCAGCCGATCGAACAATTGCAGTTGATGCAGTTCAAGGGCGAGCGCTGGCAGTTGTTCGGCGATGTCATCAGCGGTGAGCTCAGCAACTGA
- a CDS encoding ABC transporter ATP-binding protein, whose translation MTAMLNVKDLRAYYGQVQALHGLSFALNEGSLTTLLGANGAGKTTTLRAICNMVRSTGAIEFDGAPLAGRSTENVVRLGIAHVPQGRGTFTTMTVEENLQLGAITRKDKAGVVSDIERMYDHFPVLKERHTQQAGTLSGGEQQMLAVARALMLRPRLMLLDEPSFGLAPLIVRDLFRILGKINREDKVTILVVEQNAQLALELADQAYVIETGRIVMSGNAKDIANNEDVRKSYLGY comes from the coding sequence ATGACCGCGATGCTCAACGTCAAGGATTTGCGGGCCTATTACGGCCAGGTCCAGGCGCTTCACGGCCTCTCCTTTGCCCTCAACGAGGGCAGCCTGACCACGCTGCTTGGCGCCAACGGCGCCGGCAAGACCACCACCTTGCGGGCGATCTGCAACATGGTGCGCTCGACCGGCGCCATCGAATTCGACGGCGCGCCGCTCGCCGGCCGCTCGACCGAAAACGTCGTCCGTCTCGGCATCGCGCACGTGCCGCAGGGCCGCGGCACCTTCACCACCATGACGGTGGAAGAAAACCTGCAACTCGGCGCCATCACCCGCAAGGACAAGGCCGGCGTGGTTTCCGATATCGAGCGCATGTACGACCACTTTCCGGTCCTGAAGGAACGGCACACCCAGCAGGCCGGAACGCTCTCGGGCGGCGAACAGCAGATGCTGGCGGTCGCCCGCGCGCTGATGCTGCGTCCGCGGCTGATGCTGCTCGACGAGCCGTCGTTCGGCCTGGCGCCGTTGATCGTGCGCGACCTGTTCCGGATCCTCGGCAAGATCAATCGCGAGGACAAGGTCACCATCTTGGTGGTGGAGCAGAACGCGCAACTGGCGCTGGAACTCGCCGATCAGGCCTATGTGATCGAAACCGGACGGATCGTGATGTCGGGCAATGCCAAGGACATCGCAAACAACGAAGACGTCCGCAAATCCTATCTCGGTTATTGA
- a CDS encoding ABC transporter ATP-binding protein, whose product MTQAQLAQGNSPLLAVRDVSVVFGGIIALNGVSFDMQKGQILGLIGPNGAGKTTLFNCLSRLYQPSSGDILMEGASILTRPPHRIAEIGIGRTFQNVALFPNLSVMDNVRVGTHARTSSDIISDSLKLAWVRRGEADVNKKVHEILAYLDLEDVAHTIVSGLPFGTQKRVELARALAADPKILLLDEPAGGLNHEEVYVLGDLIRRIRDERHMTVLLVEHHMGLVMSIADHVVALNFGRKLAEGTPAQVQADPDVIKAYLGSKDQ is encoded by the coding sequence ATGACGCAGGCACAGCTCGCGCAGGGAAATTCTCCCCTGCTGGCGGTTCGCGACGTCAGCGTCGTGTTCGGCGGCATCATCGCGTTGAATGGCGTCTCCTTCGACATGCAAAAGGGGCAGATCCTCGGGCTGATCGGACCGAACGGCGCCGGCAAGACGACATTGTTCAACTGCCTCTCCAGGCTCTACCAGCCGAGCTCCGGCGACATCCTGATGGAGGGGGCGAGCATCCTGACGCGCCCGCCGCACCGGATCGCCGAGATCGGCATCGGCCGCACCTTCCAGAACGTGGCGCTGTTTCCCAATCTGTCTGTCATGGACAACGTCCGCGTCGGCACCCACGCCCGCACCTCCAGCGACATCATCTCGGACTCGCTGAAGCTTGCCTGGGTTCGCCGCGGCGAGGCCGACGTCAACAAGAAGGTCCACGAGATCCTTGCCTATCTCGACCTCGAAGACGTCGCCCATACGATCGTTTCCGGCCTGCCGTTCGGCACCCAGAAGCGCGTCGAGCTGGCGCGCGCATTGGCCGCCGATCCAAAAATCCTGCTGCTCGACGAGCCCGCCGGCGGCCTCAATCATGAGGAAGTCTACGTGCTCGGCGATCTGATCCGCCGCATTCGCGACGAGCGGCACATGACCGTGCTGCTGGTCGAGCATCACATGGGCCTGGTGATGTCGATTGCCGACCACGTCGTCGCGCTCAACTTCGGCCGCAAGCTCGCCGAGGGAACGCCGGCCCAGGTTCAGGCCGACCCGGATGTCATCAAGGCCTATCTGGGGAGCAAGGACCAATGA
- a CDS encoding ABC transporter substrate-binding protein, translated as MPAIHLRLGAFSAALALLAATSSASLAQKKYDTGATDTEIKIGNIMPYSGPASAYGVIGKTEEAYFRKVNAEGGINGRKITFVSYDDAYSPPKTVEQARKLVESDEVLMIFNSLGTPPNSAIQKYMNQKKVPQLFVATGATKWNDPKEFPWTMGWQPNYQSESTIYAKYILKNKPDAKIAVLYQNDDYGKDYLKGFKDGLGSKAASMIVMEESYEVSEPTIDSHIVKLKSTGADVFFNITTPKFAAQAIKKNAEIGWKPLHFLNNVSASIGSVIKPAGFDNAQDIISSNYLKDPTDQQWKKDKGMIGWNEFLDKYYPEANRADASVMYAYTVAQGLVHVLKACGDDLTRENIMKQAASIRDLELGGLLPGVKVNTSATDFAPISQLQLMKFKGDHWDLFGEIINADVGG; from the coding sequence ATGCCTGCTATCCATTTGCGATTGGGGGCCTTTTCGGCCGCCCTCGCATTGCTCGCTGCGACCAGCAGCGCCTCTCTCGCGCAGAAGAAATACGACACCGGTGCGACCGATACCGAGATCAAGATCGGCAACATCATGCCCTACAGCGGACCGGCTTCCGCCTATGGCGTGATCGGCAAAACCGAGGAGGCCTACTTCCGCAAGGTCAACGCCGAGGGCGGCATCAACGGCCGCAAGATCACCTTCGTCAGCTACGACGACGCCTACAGCCCGCCGAAGACGGTCGAGCAGGCGCGCAAGCTGGTCGAAAGCGATGAAGTGCTGATGATCTTCAATTCGCTGGGCACGCCGCCGAATTCGGCGATCCAGAAATACATGAACCAGAAAAAGGTGCCGCAGCTGTTCGTCGCCACCGGCGCCACCAAGTGGAACGACCCGAAGGAGTTTCCCTGGACCATGGGCTGGCAGCCCAACTACCAGAGCGAGTCCACCATCTACGCGAAATACATCCTGAAGAACAAGCCGGACGCCAAGATCGCCGTGCTCTACCAGAACGACGATTACGGCAAGGACTATCTGAAGGGATTCAAGGACGGGCTCGGCAGCAAGGCTGCCTCGATGATCGTGATGGAGGAAAGCTACGAGGTCTCCGAACCGACCATCGACAGCCACATCGTCAAGCTGAAGTCGACCGGCGCCGACGTATTCTTCAACATCACCACGCCGAAATTCGCGGCGCAGGCGATCAAGAAGAACGCCGAGATCGGCTGGAAGCCGCTGCACTTCCTCAACAACGTTTCGGCCTCGATCGGCAGCGTGATCAAGCCGGCCGGCTTCGACAACGCCCAGGACATCATCTCGTCGAACTACCTCAAGGATCCGACCGATCAACAATGGAAGAAAGACAAGGGGATGATCGGCTGGAACGAGTTCCTGGATAAATATTATCCGGAAGCCAACCGCGCCGACGCCTCGGTGATGTACGCCTACACCGTCGCCCAGGGCCTCGTGCACGTGCTGAAAGCCTGCGGCGACGATCTTACGCGGGAAAACATCATGAAGCAGGCGGCGAGCATCAGGGATCTCGAGCTCGGCGGCCTGCTGCCCGGGGTCAAGGTCAACACCTCGGCGACCGATTTCGCACCGATCTCGCAGTTGCAGCTGATGAAGTTCAAGGGCGATCACTGGGATCTGTTCGGAGAGATCATCAACGCCGATGTAGGCGGCTGA
- a CDS encoding ABC transporter substrate-binding protein, whose product MLSRQQSRIAALATAVITFAAMSGSALAQKKYDTGATDAEVKIGNIMPYSGPASAYGVIGKTEEAYFKMINAQGGINGRKINFVSYDDGYSPPKAVEQARKLVESDEVLVVFNPLGTPSNTAIQKYLNAKKVPQLFVATGATKWNDPKDFPWTMGWQPSYQSEAHIYAKYLIKEKPDAKIAVLYQNDDFGKDYLKGLKDGLGAKASMIIAEESYETAEPTIDNHIVKLKATGADVFISITTPKFAAQAIKKIAEISWQPLHIVSNVSASVGGVIKPAGFENAQGILSAAYAKDGADSQWDNDPGMKKFFAFLEKFYPEGNKLDGSVVYGYGAAQTMAKVIEMCGDDLTRANVMKQAASLKDFTPDTLLPGVKINTSATDFAPIEQLQMMRFKGEKWDLFGDIISGELSN is encoded by the coding sequence ATGCTGTCCAGACAACAATCAAGAATCGCCGCGCTTGCGACGGCGGTCATCACTTTCGCCGCGATGAGCGGCAGCGCGCTGGCCCAGAAGAAATACGACACCGGGGCTACCGACGCCGAGGTCAAGATCGGCAACATCATGCCGTACAGCGGACCGGCTTCCGCCTACGGCGTGATCGGCAAGACCGAAGAAGCCTATTTCAAGATGATCAACGCCCAGGGCGGCATCAACGGGCGCAAGATCAACTTCGTCAGCTATGACGACGGCTACAGCCCGCCGAAGGCGGTCGAGCAAGCGCGCAAGCTGGTCGAGAGCGACGAAGTGCTGGTCGTGTTCAACCCGCTGGGCACGCCGTCCAACACCGCGATCCAGAAATATCTCAATGCCAAGAAGGTGCCGCAGCTGTTCGTCGCCACCGGCGCCACCAAATGGAACGATCCGAAGGACTTTCCGTGGACCATGGGCTGGCAGCCCAGCTATCAGAGTGAAGCGCACATCTACGCGAAATATCTGATCAAGGAAAAGCCGGACGCCAAGATCGCCGTGCTCTATCAGAACGACGATTTCGGCAAGGACTACCTTAAGGGCCTGAAGGACGGCCTCGGCGCCAAGGCGTCGATGATCATTGCCGAGGAAAGCTATGAGACCGCGGAGCCCACGATCGACAATCACATCGTCAAGCTGAAGGCCACCGGCGCCGACGTCTTCATCAGCATCACGACGCCGAAATTCGCCGCACAGGCGATCAAGAAAATCGCCGAGATCAGCTGGCAGCCGCTGCACATCGTCTCCAACGTCTCGGCGTCGGTCGGCGGCGTGATCAAGCCGGCGGGTTTCGAGAATGCGCAAGGCATCCTGTCGGCGGCCTACGCCAAGGACGGCGCGGATTCGCAGTGGGACAACGATCCCGGCATGAAGAAGTTTTTTGCCTTCCTCGAAAAATTCTATCCCGAGGGCAACAAGCTCGACGGCTCCGTGGTCTATGGCTACGGCGCGGCGCAGACCATGGCGAAGGTCATCGAGATGTGCGGCGACGATCTCACCCGCGCCAACGTGATGAAGCAGGCGGCGAGCCTGAAGGATTTTACGCCCGACACCTTGCTGCCCGGCGTGAAGATCAACACTTCGGCGACCGACTTCGCACCGATCGAGCAGCTTCAGATGATGCGCTTCAAGGGCGAGAAGTGGGACCTGTTCGGCGACATCATCTCGGGCGAACTCAGCAACTAA
- a CDS encoding ABC transporter substrate-binding protein produces MLTTANRLAVASVALTLLAVSSSGALAQKKYDTGATDTEIKIGNIMPYSGPASAYGIIGKTEAAYFKKINDAGGINGRKINFISYDDAYSPPKTVEQARKLVESDEVLFIFNSLGTPPNSAIHKYMNSKKVPQLFVATGATKWNDPKEFPWTMGWQPNYQSETQIYAKYILKNKPDAKIAVLYQNDDYGKDYLKGLKDGLGAKAASMIVAEESFETSEPTVDNHIVKLKATNADVFINISTPKFAAQAIKKIAEIGWKPMHFLNNVSASVGSVIKPAGYENAQDIISAAYLKDVSDKQWDNDPGMKEFYAFMAKDFPEGDKLDGGTVVGYGVAQTLVQVLKQCGDNLTRENVMKQAASLKDFRTEVLLPGIKINTGPADFAPISSLQLMKFKGEKWDLFGEVINADVGG; encoded by the coding sequence ATGCTCACGACTGCTAACAGGCTGGCGGTGGCGTCAGTCGCGCTGACCCTGCTTGCCGTATCCAGCAGCGGCGCGCTTGCGCAAAAAAAATACGACACCGGCGCCACCGATACCGAAATCAAGATCGGCAACATCATGCCGTATAGCGGTCCGGCTTCCGCCTATGGCATCATCGGCAAGACCGAGGCCGCCTATTTCAAGAAGATCAACGACGCCGGCGGCATCAATGGCCGCAAGATCAACTTCATCTCTTACGACGACGCCTACAGCCCGCCGAAGACGGTGGAGCAGGCGCGCAAGCTGGTCGAGAGCGACGAAGTGCTGTTCATCTTCAATTCGCTCGGAACGCCGCCGAATTCCGCGATCCACAAATACATGAATTCCAAGAAGGTCCCGCAGCTGTTCGTCGCCACCGGCGCCACCAAATGGAACGATCCGAAGGAATTTCCCTGGACCATGGGCTGGCAGCCCAACTACCAGAGCGAAACCCAGATCTATGCGAAGTACATCCTGAAGAACAAGCCGGACGCCAAGATCGCCGTTCTCTATCAGAATGACGACTACGGAAAGGACTATCTCAAGGGCCTGAAGGACGGGCTCGGCGCCAAGGCGGCATCGATGATCGTCGCCGAGGAAAGCTTTGAGACGTCGGAACCGACGGTCGACAATCACATCGTCAAGCTGAAGGCTACCAACGCCGACGTCTTCATCAACATCTCGACGCCGAAATTCGCGGCGCAAGCCATCAAGAAGATAGCCGAGATCGGCTGGAAGCCGATGCACTTCCTCAACAACGTTTCGGCCTCGGTCGGCAGCGTGATCAAGCCGGCAGGGTATGAGAACGCGCAGGACATCATCTCCGCTGCCTATCTCAAGGACGTCTCCGACAAGCAGTGGGACAATGACCCCGGCATGAAGGAATTCTATGCGTTCATGGCCAAGGATTTCCCCGAAGGCGACAAGCTCGACGGCGGTACCGTGGTTGGTTACGGCGTGGCCCAGACTCTGGTTCAAGTGTTAAAGCAGTGCGGCGACAACCTCACCCGGGAAAACGTCATGAAGCAGGCGGCGAGCCTGAAGGATTTCCGCACCGAAGTCCTGCTGCCCGGCATCAAGATCAACACCGGCCCCGCCGATTTCGCTCCGATCTCCTCGCTTCAGCTGATGAAGTTCAAGGGTGAGAAATGGGACCTGTTCGGCGAGGTCATCAACGCCGACGTCGGCGGCTGA
- a CDS encoding branched-chain amino acid ABC transporter permease: protein MSAVEDVVEAPAVEAVPKRAMTLGFGTSLVMLALLLLVPLFVKNFIIFQLTMLLIYGLAVLALNILTGGSGQFSLGQSAFYAVGAYTSAILMEHADMNYALTLPIAGIICFAFGFLFGQPALRLSGVYLALATFALATAMPQLLKLGFFEHWTGGVQGLVVTKPDAPFGLPMSQDMWLYYFTLAITVGIYVASVNLLRSRSGRAFMAIRDNEIAASAMGVDVALYKTLAFGVSAGITGVAGGLGAIAVQFVAPDGYTITLAISLFLGMVVGGVGWLPGSIVGSAFIIFVPNIAEGISKGLSGAVFGVLLFLVIFLVPHGARQVAMVAQQLVGKLKK from the coding sequence ATGAGCGCTGTCGAAGACGTCGTAGAAGCCCCGGCCGTCGAGGCTGTTCCGAAACGAGCCATGACGCTCGGCTTCGGCACGTCGCTGGTCATGCTGGCGCTGCTGCTGCTCGTGCCGCTGTTCGTGAAGAATTTCATCATCTTCCAGCTGACGATGCTGTTGATCTACGGGCTCGCGGTGCTGGCGCTGAACATTCTGACCGGCGGCAGCGGCCAGTTCTCGCTCGGCCAGAGCGCGTTCTACGCCGTCGGCGCCTATACGTCGGCGATCCTGATGGAACACGCCGACATGAACTACGCGCTGACGCTGCCGATCGCGGGCATCATCTGCTTCGCTTTCGGCTTCCTGTTCGGCCAGCCGGCGCTGCGCCTCTCCGGCGTCTATTTGGCGCTGGCGACCTTCGCGCTCGCGACCGCGATGCCGCAACTGCTCAAGCTCGGCTTCTTCGAGCACTGGACCGGCGGCGTACAGGGCCTGGTGGTGACCAAGCCTGATGCCCCGTTCGGCCTGCCGATGTCGCAGGACATGTGGCTTTATTATTTCACGCTCGCGATCACGGTCGGGATCTATGTGGCCTCGGTGAATCTCCTGCGGTCGCGCTCCGGCCGCGCCTTCATGGCGATCCGCGACAATGAGATCGCCGCCTCCGCCATGGGCGTCGACGTTGCGCTCTACAAGACGCTGGCATTCGGCGTCAGCGCCGGCATCACCGGCGTCGCCGGCGGGCTCGGCGCCATCGCGGTGCAATTCGTGGCGCCGGACGGCTACACCATCACGCTCGCGATCTCGCTGTTTCTCGGCATGGTCGTCGGCGGCGTCGGCTGGCTGCCCGGATCGATCGTCGGCTCCGCCTTCATCATTTTCGTGCCGAACATCGCGGAGGGCATTTCCAAGGGCCTCTCCGGCGCCGTATTCGGCGTGCTGCTGTTCCTCGTCATCTTCCTTGTGCCGCACGGCGCCAGGCAGGTTGCCATGGTTGCCCAGCAACTGGTTGGCAAGCTCAAGAAGTAA
- a CDS encoding glycerate kinase: protein MTDRRPLLRTIFDAAVAAAHPDVVLAAHLRPVPKGRVICLAAGKGAAAMAAAAERHYLDALELDPALLSGIATTRHGHGVPTRRVRVVEASHPVPDEAGLKAADDTLRLAAEATADDLLLVLLSGGGSANWIAPVDGVTFAQKQQVNRALLRSGAPIGEMNIVRKHLSRIKGGRLARAGQRAEIVTLAISDVPRDDPSAIASGPTVPDLTTLADARALVAKYNLAVDDAVRRALDDPNNESCKPGDPAFARAQFELIARPKASLDAAVRIARDAGYAIIELGADLEGEARDVAADHARLALKARGEGKRTAILSGGELTVTVRGNGRGGPNQEYALALAGLLKDTPGISALAADTDGADGGAGSASDPAGAMIDQTTFAKMKSLGLDPNAYLDNNDATAFFTATGDLLLTGPTLTNVNDVRVILVEGT, encoded by the coding sequence ATGACCGACCGCCGCCCTCTTCTGCGCACGATCTTTGACGCGGCCGTTGCGGCCGCGCATCCGGACGTCGTGCTGGCGGCGCATTTGCGCCCCGTCCCGAAAGGCCGGGTGATCTGCCTCGCCGCCGGCAAAGGCGCGGCGGCGATGGCAGCGGCCGCCGAGCGGCATTATCTCGATGCGCTCGAACTCGACCCGGCGCTGCTTTCGGGTATCGCCACCACCCGCCACGGCCACGGCGTGCCGACGCGGCGGGTCAGGGTGGTCGAGGCCAGTCATCCCGTGCCCGACGAGGCCGGGCTGAAAGCCGCCGACGACACCCTGCGGCTGGCCGCGGAGGCGACCGCCGACGATCTGCTGCTGGTGCTGTTGTCCGGCGGCGGTTCGGCGAACTGGATCGCGCCGGTCGACGGCGTCACGTTCGCGCAGAAGCAGCAGGTCAACCGTGCGCTGCTGCGCTCGGGCGCGCCGATCGGCGAGATGAACATCGTGCGCAAGCATCTGTCGCGCATCAAGGGCGGCCGGTTGGCGCGCGCCGGTCAACGCGCCGAAATCGTGACGCTGGCGATTTCGGACGTGCCGCGCGACGATCCCTCCGCGATCGCTTCGGGCCCGACGGTGCCGGACCTGACCACCCTGGCCGACGCCCGCGCGCTGGTCGCAAAATACAATCTGGCGGTCGACGACGCGGTACGCCGCGCGCTCGACGACCCCAACAATGAGAGCTGCAAGCCCGGCGATCCCGCCTTCGCCCGCGCGCAGTTCGAGCTGATCGCCAGGCCGAAGGCTTCCCTGGACGCCGCGGTCAGGATCGCCCGGGATGCCGGCTACGCGATTATCGAGCTCGGCGCCGATCTCGAAGGCGAGGCCCGCGACGTCGCGGCGGATCACGCCCGGCTTGCCCTGAAGGCGCGCGGCGAAGGCAAGCGCACCGCTATTCTATCGGGCGGCGAACTCACGGTGACCGTGCGCGGCAATGGGCGCGGCGGCCCCAACCAGGAATACGCGCTGGCGCTCGCGGGCTTGCTGAAGGATACGCCCGGTATTTCGGCGCTGGCCGCGGATACCGACGGCGCCGATGGCGGCGCCGGCAGCGCCAGCGATCCGGCCGGGGCGATGATCGATCAAACCACCTTTGCGAAGATGAAGTCGCTCGGCCTCGACCCAAACGCCTATCTCGACAACAACGACGCCACCGCCTTCTTCACCGCGACTGGTGATCTGTTGCTGACCGGTCCGACCCTGACCAACGTCAACGACGTCAGGGTGATTTTGGTTGAAGGGACGTAG